The following proteins are encoded in a genomic region of Nicotiana sylvestris chromosome 4, ASM39365v2, whole genome shotgun sequence:
- the LOC138890119 gene encoding uncharacterized protein produces MTKQAKDFKAETEHYYVAMSQLENDLQQLQEQNHTAEQTLEARAQQIGRLLQENGIIRERVRRIADYITIKCIKREDTTRSMFFAIVMTFVCQIMEDLYHLQGDLMPKFDLYDGQGYPVVHLRGFCSKMRGAGGKEELLMAYFILSLSGTALEWYTRHDHSRWYTWDYLAQAFACHFQYNLEIILDHLSLTKIEKKPSESFREYGFCWREQAGRVNPPMKEREMVDYFLQDLEPTYYDHLVSAIGKSFNEVVKMGGMVEEGLKSNKIMSYSDIKATTQAIQNGTRGVIKKKKKEDVATIDSGSWLRQLDMLKMIESKLPNPPPKNLDYSISCEYCSGTLGHDTEKCWNLKNVIQELIDTNRIEFQTPEAPNINQNPLPTHQEKNMIEIVHKGGEPKKASQTVIMIRSSEVKLVKKLTVEGSVNKLSETNGEPSVVVKKGSPSDVAAKQEKPKVVVPGVGKKVKEEVNEAHGLTRSERCFAPEELRKVKTSKDNPVLVKKAVTEEEAEEFLRKMKVLVDNGSSANICPLSTLNKLKVDDERIHKNSIYVRGFDGGGKDSVGDIVLELTIGSVEFTMEFQVLDVAVSYNLLLCRPWIHAAKAVMSTMYLMVKFEWDRQEIVVHGEDNLCAHSDADVPFIEGIIQLVSLPKSLGTFGLGFKPTTVDVKRDRKLKQRAWAFPKPIPCLSRLFVKPGARKLPVTTVPSSVVDIDEELIERFERLFDDLNMVEVGEGYSKADVQFVGPNAKLNN; encoded by the exons ATGACCAAGCAGGCAAAAGATTTCAAAGCAGAAACAGAACACTATTATGTTGCGATGTCACAGTTAGAAAACGatctgcaacaacttcaggaacaaaatCATACAgctgaacaaactttggaagctagggcccagcagattgggcgtttgttgcaagaaaatggcatcataagagaaagggtcagaaggatcgccgactacatcacaATAAAATGCATTAAGCGTGAGGACACGACCAGATCCATGTTCTTTGCCATTGTAATGACCTTTGTCTGCCAGATAATGGAGGATCTCTATCATCTCCAAGGGGACCTG atgcccaaattcGATCTATATGACGGGCAAGGATACCCAGTAGTCCATTTGAGGGGattttgcagtaaaatgagaggagccggtgggaaagaagagctattgatggcatactttaTTCTGAGTCTGAGCGGCAcggcattagagtggtacactcgtcacgATCACAgtagatggtatacatgggattatttggcccaagcattcgcttgtcatttccaatacaacctcgaGATTATTCTAGATCATTTGTCTCtaactaagattgagaagaagccaaGTGAAAGTTTTAGGGAGTATGGTTtttgttggagagaacaagcgggaAGGGTTaaccctccgatgaaagagagagaaatggtggattattttctgcaggacCTAGAGCCCACTTACTACGACCATCTGGtatcggccataggcaagtccttcaatgaggtagtgaagatgggtggcatggtggaagaagggcttaaatcaaacaaaatcatgagctactcggatattaaggcaactacccaagccattcagaacGGTACTAGGGGAGtaatcaaaaagaagaagaaagaagatgtggcaacaattgattcaggatcatg gctgaggcaattggatatgttaaAGATGATTGAGTcaaaattgccaaaccctcctccaaagaatcttgattactctataagctgtgaatattgttctggtactctggggcatgatacggagaagtgctggAACTTGAAAAATGtcatccaggagctcattgacacTAATCGGATTGAATTCCAaactccagaggcacccaacatcaaccagaacccactaccAACCCATCAGGAGAaaaacatgatcgagatagtacataagggaggggagcccaagaaggcttcacagaccgtcattatgattcggtccagtgaggtcaagctAGTTAAAAAACTAACAGTTGAgggatcagtgaacaagttgagtGAGACAAAcggtgaaccatctgtggtagtcaaGAAAGGGtccccaagtgatgttgcagCAAAACAAGAAAAGCCAAAAGTGGTTGTACCAGGAGTG GGCaagaaagtgaaagaagaagtcaatgaggcccatgGATTAACTCGCTCGGagagatgctttgccccggaagagttaaggaaagttaaaacctccaaagataacccagttctagtgaagaaagcggtaactgaagaagaggcagaggagtttttgagaaaaatgaag gtattagttgacaatggttctagtgcaaacatttgccctctctctactctgaacaagttgaaagtggatgatgagagaattcacaagaacagcatCTATgttcggggatttgacggtggagggaaagattcagttggtgatatagtgcttgagttgacaataggatcggtggaattcaccatggagtttcaggtgctggacGTAGCCGTTTCCTACAATCTGCTGTTAtgtcgaccttggattcatgccgccaaagcagtcaTGTCCACTATGTACctgatggtcaagttcgaatgggatagacaagagatcgtcgtgcatggtgaggataatttgtgtgctcacagtgatgccgATGTCCCGTTCATCgag ggtatcATACAGCTGGTGTCTCTCCCTAAAAGCTTgggtacatttggtttgggattcaaaccCACAACCGTAGATGTGAAAAGGgatagaaagttgaaacagagggcgtGGGCATTTCCAAAGCCCATCCCATGTCTCTCTAGGTTGTTTGTCAAGCCCGGTGCCAGGAAACTCCCTGTgacaacagttcccagttctgtggttgacattgatgaagagttaattgaaaggtttgagAGGTTGTTCGACGATctgaacatggtggaagttggagaaggttatAGCAAAGCAGATGTGCAGTTTGTCGGGCCGaatgcaaagcttaacaattag